One window of Sulfurospirillum sp. 1612 genomic DNA carries:
- a CDS encoding aldehyde ferredoxin oxidoreductase C-terminal domain-containing protein → MKTNQKTLFVDARTSFYRINRYEVGEFFGPVDLGLHLSGKYNSLNIGTGLLAGSIFPGSNRLIFTGFSNAWGGFYISSMGGASLVFDNLGINMLSIVGKAPTPSVMYLNRNEGGEIQVEIEPVDVDTVWYEGRGGFYSMMDYTMERFGDRYSNDPRILATGPSARSTDIGAVGSVPVKHKKLTYVDTWAGRGGFGSKMFQEHGIAAIIYGGTFVDDDFRDRKVADQWFIDKYKMKLMAKDIESTSKYRFNAELGTGGTFGSNYHGLAGKLFSFNYKSIYMSEEERLEIHEKFIMNHYLKQFNDETVATKSEQNCGEPCAAVCKKMNGTFKKDYEPYQTMGPLSGIFDQRAAERLNHHADMYGFDAISIGGTIAWLMECLSEKLLTPEELGIKGIPEFDPKNFDVVKSSLHNAEIGVQLLDSIIEKRGILDLSEGTRKFAQDISRAKNKNLIDSFVYTAYARKGWMVPNQYWTPGALSPMAIMGKYYMYYGYDFMPPRELGRKGAERLRGELILDNMGMCRFHRGWAEEMIPEIMESLYGMKEEYLKAMHTTASRINGRNSSVFWESERNIDYVYTFLKRKHEIEKNDDPELMKWLELFDKDKREAGMKFWYEMHQGIQESLLEF, encoded by the coding sequence ATGAAAACAAATCAAAAAACTCTTTTTGTTGATGCTAGAACATCATTTTATCGTATTAATCGTTATGAAGTGGGAGAATTTTTTGGCCCGGTAGATTTAGGACTTCATCTCTCAGGCAAATATAATAGTTTAAATATTGGAACAGGACTACTGGCAGGTTCTATTTTCCCTGGATCAAATCGTTTGATTTTTACAGGTTTTTCCAATGCCTGGGGTGGTTTTTATATTTCATCGATGGGAGGAGCGAGTTTGGTCTTTGATAATCTCGGCATCAATATGCTCTCTATTGTCGGCAAAGCACCAACCCCTTCAGTTATGTATCTAAACCGAAATGAAGGCGGAGAGATTCAAGTAGAGATTGAGCCTGTGGATGTAGATACCGTCTGGTATGAAGGACGGGGTGGATTCTACTCGATGATGGATTATACGATGGAGCGTTTTGGAGATCGATACAGTAATGACCCTAGAATTTTAGCAACCGGACCGTCTGCAAGATCGACAGATATCGGAGCGGTGGGATCGGTGCCTGTAAAACACAAAAAATTGACCTATGTCGATACCTGGGCAGGGCGTGGTGGTTTTGGAAGCAAGATGTTTCAAGAGCACGGGATTGCTGCTATCATTTACGGAGGAACGTTTGTCGATGATGATTTCCGTGACCGTAAAGTCGCCGATCAGTGGTTTATTGATAAATACAAAATGAAACTGATGGCCAAAGATATAGAATCTACGAGTAAGTACCGTTTTAATGCAGAATTAGGAACGGGGGGAACTTTTGGGTCAAACTATCATGGATTGGCTGGAAAGCTCTTTTCTTTTAATTATAAGAGTATTTATATGAGTGAAGAAGAGCGTTTAGAAATCCATGAAAAATTTATCATGAACCACTATCTCAAACAGTTTAATGATGAAACCGTGGCAACAAAAAGCGAACAAAATTGTGGTGAACCGTGTGCTGCGGTTTGCAAGAAAATGAATGGCACCTTTAAAAAAGATTATGAACCTTATCAAACGATGGGACCGTTATCGGGTATCTTTGATCAAAGAGCTGCGGAGCGCTTGAATCATCATGCGGATATGTATGGTTTTGATGCCATCTCGATTGGAGGTACCATTGCGTGGCTTATGGAGTGTTTGTCAGAAAAACTTTTGACGCCAGAAGAGTTGGGTATCAAAGGGATACCGGAATTTGATCCGAAAAATTTTGATGTTGTCAAATCTTCACTGCACAATGCAGAGATTGGGGTGCAATTGCTGGATTCAATTATAGAAAAACGGGGTATTTTGGATTTGAGCGAGGGGACGCGAAAATTTGCCCAAGATATCTCACGAGCCAAAAATAAAAACCTGATTGACTCCTTTGTTTATACCGCGTATGCAAGAAAAGGCTGGATGGTCCCTAACCAATACTGGACACCCGGAGCGCTTTCTCCTATGGCGATTATGGGCAAATACTATATGTATTATGGCTATGATTTTATGCCTCCAAGAGAACTAGGACGCAAGGGGGCAGAGCGACTCAGAGGCGAGCTTATCTTGGATAATATGGGAATGTGTCGTTTCCATCGAGGCTGGGCTGAGGAGATGATTCCTGAGATTATGGAATCTTTATATGGCATGAAAGAGGAATACCTCAAAGCCATGCATACGACAGCCAGTCGCATTAATGGTAGAAATTCATCGGTATTTTGGGAATCAGAACGTAATATTGATTATGTTTATACTTTTCTCAAGCGCAAACATGAAATTGAAAAAAACGACGATCCTGAATTGATGAAATGGTTGGAACTTTTTGATAAAGACAAACGAGAAGCGGGTATGAAGTTTTGGTATGAAATGCACCAAGGGATACAAGAATCACTATTAGAGTTTTAA